The sequence CTTCATTGAAAAGGTGAACCTCCTTTTAGGTGTTTTTATTCTCAAAATACCTTGAAATCCCTTGGAGATTCTACCATTTCTGGCCTAATCCTGCAACAAGGCTTCGCCTTGTTTGCAGGATTTAGGTTATAAGATTACCACAAAGAAAACGGGCTATAAGAGAAGCAAACAGACGGTAACGCTTGAAGAGGGAAAAGAGGGCGATATACAGATTGTGATGGAAAAGAAGAGCAGTTGAAATATGAGAGTAAAAATTTGCGGTATTACCAATAGTGAAGATGCGCTGGCTGCGATAGAGTTTGGTGCTGATGCCCTGGGATTTGTCTTCGCAAAGAGCCCCCGCCAGGTAACGAAGGAGCAGGCAAGAGACATTATTGAGAAGTTGCCTCCTTTCGTTTCCCCTGTGGGAGTTTTCGTTGATGAAAAAATAGATAAAATAAAAGGAGTCTGTAATTTTTGCAATATTCATACGGTTCAGCTTCACGGTAATGAAGATCCTCTGTATTTAAATGACTTGAAAGGATACAAGATTATCAAGGCATTTCGGATCAGGGAAGAAGATGACTTGAAGCTCCTGGCAAATTATAAACCACATGCCTTTTTATTGGACAGTTATGTAAAGGGGTTTATGGGTGGGACAGGAGTGCCTTTCAAGTGGGAAATAGCCGGACAAGCGCATAAATATGGAACGATTATCTTGTCGGGAGGCTTGACTCATGAAAATGTCAGGGAGGCAATCCATATGGTAAAACCTTATGCCGTGGATGTGTCTTCTGGTGTGGAGTCGTCACCAGGTAAAAAAGATAAGTTGTTAATGAAACGGTTTATCATGAATGTAAAATTTTAGGGAAGAGTAGAATTACCTTAGCAAAAATATGAATAAAATTAACCCTGACAGGGTTGACTCACAATTTGTCTTATCTGCAGCAAATAGAATATTTTGTTAGGCCAGAAAGGCCGTCAGTAGATAGCAGGGGGTGAAGCCCCCTGAAAATAAAAGAG is a genomic window of Candidatus Brocadia sp. containing:
- a CDS encoding phosphoribosylanthranilate isomerase, with the translated sequence MRVKICGITNSEDALAAIEFGADALGFVFAKSPRQVTKEQARDIIEKLPPFVSPVGVFVDEKIDKIKGVCNFCNIHTVQLHGNEDPLYLNDLKGYKIIKAFRIREEDDLKLLANYKPHAFLLDSYVKGFMGGTGVPFKWEIAGQAHKYGTIILSGGLTHENVREAIHMVKPYAVDVSSGVESSPGKKDKLLMKRFIMNVKF